The Gambusia affinis linkage group LG11, SWU_Gaff_1.0, whole genome shotgun sequence genome contains a region encoding:
- the si:ch211-140m22.7 gene encoding titin homolog isoform X2, with protein MASVATKRTSPVASAGTIATTYDITTQPVTTSFVKKVPSKITTAESIVEVFPDDYPGEDALILEASKVAAEPAVDVPQVPMHSAPASVESAPDPFVNVVLVDGALNLIQEAVPNKVFMEPVEEIPPPEGSLKSVVEGAQSEALLEPLTEEVSLEPVLEVADADASCKSLAEATPEELSLEPVVEVAPMEVSLELVVKVAPEEASLEPVVEAAPTESSPKLATEVTLTTVSDGVPETLTADLPASLEPVAKAVPEPVAEATPSELDHAESMPEPEAEVVLEPVAEITESTDVVPGSEDLVDPALVLSKAAEEELQMESPAEAVGPSQAHMDPVQKLFLDSIREYSTNSQAAGGLVDAGSQYEKVLEEEIAKLQRLYGGGDLTSFPNFKFTEPQWDEVSQK; from the exons ATGGCTTCTGTAGCAACAAAGCGCACGTCCCCTGTTGCTTCAGCTGGAACTATTGCAACCACTTATGACATTACAACTCAACCAGTGACAACATCCTTTGTTAAAAAAGTACCTTCCAAAATAACAACTGCTGAATCTATTGTTGAAGTTTTCCCTGATGACTATCCAGGAGAAGATGCTCTAATTTTAGAGGCCTCCAAAGTGGCTGCTGAGCCTGCAGTTGATGTGCCACAAGTCCCTATGCATTCTGCTCCTGCCTCTGTAGAATCGGCTCCTGATCCATTTGTGAATGTTGTGCTGGTAGATGGGGCCCTGAACCTCATTCAAGAAGCTGTGCCAAATAAGGTATTCATGGAGCCTGTGGAAGAAATACCTCCCCCAGAAGGGTCACTAAAGTCTGTGGTGGAAGGGGCTCAATCGGAGGCGTTACTGGAGCCTTTGACAGAGGAGGTGTCACTGGAGCCTGTGTTGGAAGTGGCTGACGCAGATGCGTCATGTAAGTCTTTAGCAGAAGCAACCCCTGAAGAGCTGTCACTAGAGCCTGTGGTGGAAGTGGCTCCTATGGAGGTCTCACTGGAGCTTGTGGTGAAGGTGGCTCCCGAGGAGGCGTCACTTGAGCCTGTGGTGGAAGCAGCTCCCACAGAGTCATCTCCAAAACTTGCAACAGAAGTGACACTGACAACTGTGTCAGATGGGGTCCCTGAAACTCTAACTGCAGACCTGCCAGCATCCCTGGAACCTGTGGCAAAAGCAGTCCCTGAGCCTGTAGCAGAAGCAACTCCTTCAGAACTGGACCATGCAGAGTCCATGCCAGAGCCTGAAGCAGAGGTGGTGCTGGAGCCTGTGGCAGAAATTACTGAATCTACAGATGTAGTTCCTGGCTCTGAGGATCTTGTGGACCCTGCCTTGGTCCTTTCCAAGGCTGCTGAAGAAGAGCTGCAGATGGAATCCCCTGCTGAAGCAGTTGGACCATCACAGG CTCATATGGACCCAGTGCAGAAGCTGTTCTTGGACTCTATACGCGAATATTCAACAAATTCCCA GGCAGCTGGTGGTCTGGTTGATGCTGGCTCACAGTATGAAAAGGTTTTGGAAGAGGAGATAGCAAAGCTACAGAGACTATATGGTGGTGGAGACCTAACCAGTTTTCCTAATTTCAAATTTACAG aacccCAGTGGGATGAAGTTTCCCAGAAGTGA
- the si:ch211-140m22.7 gene encoding titin homolog isoform X1, whose product MWTSLLRIGHLRCVNKCLQTQSWNILSRPPPALTFSTKSSGSKTSSKKPSKDKNKPKTYFDIEKLVQHKPCNFPKKEVSPTASAVTEAAQEAMASVATKRTSPVASAGTIATTYDITTQPVTTSFVKKVPSKITTAESIVEVFPDDYPGEDALILEASKVAAEPAVDVPQVPMHSAPASVESAPDPFVNVVLVDGALNLIQEAVPNKVFMEPVEEIPPPEGSLKSVVEGAQSEALLEPLTEEVSLEPVLEVADADASCKSLAEATPEELSLEPVVEVAPMEVSLELVVKVAPEEASLEPVVEAAPTESSPKLATEVTLTTVSDGVPETLTADLPASLEPVAKAVPEPVAEATPSELDHAESMPEPEAEVVLEPVAEITESTDVVPGSEDLVDPALVLSKAAEEELQMESPAEAVGPSQAHMDPVQKLFLDSIREYSTNSQAAGGLVDAGSQYEKVLEEEIAKLQRLYGGGDLTSFPNFKFTEPQWDEVSQK is encoded by the exons ATGTGGACCTCCCTGTTAAGGATCGGACACCTGCGATGTGTCAATAAG TGCTTGCAGACTCAGAGTTGGAATATACTGAGCAGACCACCTCCAGCTTTGACTTTCAGCACAAAATCATCAGGATCCAAAACTTCAtcaaaaaaacccagcaaag ACAAAAACAAGCCTAAAACATACTTCGACATAGAAAAACTTGTTCAACACAAGCCATGCAACTTCCCTAAGAAAGAAGTTTCTCCAACTGCCTCTGCAGTAACTGAAGCTGCACAGGAAGCCATGGCTTCTGTAGCAACAAAGCGCACGTCCCCTGTTGCTTCAGCTGGAACTATTGCAACCACTTATGACATTACAACTCAACCAGTGACAACATCCTTTGTTAAAAAAGTACCTTCCAAAATAACAACTGCTGAATCTATTGTTGAAGTTTTCCCTGATGACTATCCAGGAGAAGATGCTCTAATTTTAGAGGCCTCCAAAGTGGCTGCTGAGCCTGCAGTTGATGTGCCACAAGTCCCTATGCATTCTGCTCCTGCCTCTGTAGAATCGGCTCCTGATCCATTTGTGAATGTTGTGCTGGTAGATGGGGCCCTGAACCTCATTCAAGAAGCTGTGCCAAATAAGGTATTCATGGAGCCTGTGGAAGAAATACCTCCCCCAGAAGGGTCACTAAAGTCTGTGGTGGAAGGGGCTCAATCGGAGGCGTTACTGGAGCCTTTGACAGAGGAGGTGTCACTGGAGCCTGTGTTGGAAGTGGCTGACGCAGATGCGTCATGTAAGTCTTTAGCAGAAGCAACCCCTGAAGAGCTGTCACTAGAGCCTGTGGTGGAAGTGGCTCCTATGGAGGTCTCACTGGAGCTTGTGGTGAAGGTGGCTCCCGAGGAGGCGTCACTTGAGCCTGTGGTGGAAGCAGCTCCCACAGAGTCATCTCCAAAACTTGCAACAGAAGTGACACTGACAACTGTGTCAGATGGGGTCCCTGAAACTCTAACTGCAGACCTGCCAGCATCCCTGGAACCTGTGGCAAAAGCAGTCCCTGAGCCTGTAGCAGAAGCAACTCCTTCAGAACTGGACCATGCAGAGTCCATGCCAGAGCCTGAAGCAGAGGTGGTGCTGGAGCCTGTGGCAGAAATTACTGAATCTACAGATGTAGTTCCTGGCTCTGAGGATCTTGTGGACCCTGCCTTGGTCCTTTCCAAGGCTGCTGAAGAAGAGCTGCAGATGGAATCCCCTGCTGAAGCAGTTGGACCATCACAGG CTCATATGGACCCAGTGCAGAAGCTGTTCTTGGACTCTATACGCGAATATTCAACAAATTCCCA GGCAGCTGGTGGTCTGGTTGATGCTGGCTCACAGTATGAAAAGGTTTTGGAAGAGGAGATAGCAAAGCTACAGAGACTATATGGTGGTGGAGACCTAACCAGTTTTCCTAATTTCAAATTTACAG aacccCAGTGGGATGAAGTTTCCCAGAAGTGA